The Ancylobacter sp. WKF20 genome contains a region encoding:
- a CDS encoding ABC transporter permease, whose translation MSDAPPRFRLPLAGYLVCMAGICWREGLRFLNQRGRFLSALVRPLVWLFIFAAGFRSVLGVSIIPPYETYVLYEVYVTPGLVAMIQLFNGLQSSLSMVYDREVGAMRILLVSPYPRWFLLVSKLVAGICVSLLQVYAFLLVAWFWEVELPPIGYVAVIPALLLSGLMLGAMGLLMSSVFRQMENFASVMNFVIFPMFFASSALYPLWRVQESSLVLWWICTLNPFTYAVELIRFALYGQFAPLAALVVAGCAVVFLAASILAYDPSAGVMARRGGPDDAK comes from the coding sequence ATGAGCGACGCCCCGCCCCGCTTCCGCCTGCCGCTGGCCGGCTACCTCGTCTGCATGGCCGGCATCTGCTGGCGCGAGGGGCTGCGCTTCCTCAACCAGCGCGGCCGCTTCCTATCGGCGCTGGTGCGTCCGCTGGTGTGGCTGTTCATCTTCGCCGCCGGCTTCCGCTCGGTGCTCGGCGTCTCGATCATCCCGCCCTATGAGACCTATGTGCTCTACGAGGTCTATGTGACGCCGGGGCTGGTCGCGATGATCCAGCTGTTCAACGGCCTGCAATCCTCGCTCTCCATGGTCTATGACCGCGAGGTCGGCGCGATGCGCATCCTGCTGGTGAGCCCCTATCCGCGCTGGTTCCTGCTGGTGTCCAAGCTGGTCGCGGGCATCTGCGTGTCGCTGCTGCAGGTCTATGCCTTCCTGCTGGTCGCCTGGTTTTGGGAAGTCGAGCTGCCGCCCATCGGCTATGTCGCGGTGATTCCGGCGCTGCTGCTGTCCGGTCTGATGCTCGGCGCCATGGGGCTGCTGATGTCCTCGGTCTTCCGGCAGATGGAGAACTTCGCCAGCGTGATGAACTTCGTGATCTTCCCGATGTTCTTCGCCTCCTCCGCGCTCTACCCGCTTTGGCGGGTGCAGGAGAGCAGCCTCGTGCTGTGGTGGATCTGCACGCTCAACCCCTTCACCTATGCGGTGGAGCTGATCCGCTTCGCGCTCTACGGCCAGTTCGCCCCACTGGCGGCGCTGGTTGTCGCCGGTTGCGCGGTTGTGTTCCTCGCCGCCTCGATCCTCGCTTATGATCCTTCCGCCGGCGTCATGGCCCGCCGCGGCGGGCCCGACGACGCCAAATGA
- a CDS encoding ABC transporter substrate-binding protein, with protein MNPRARAAATALVIFGYAVLPAAAQNAAPSASPPLAAKPAAAIAPEQTFRIGVIRQLPVPPPWIAPLQMPPDNLGIAGAELGIKDNLTSGRFLKLDYKLTTEIVPTDGDPLPAAQKLVADGNNFLLLDVPADQLLRIADALKDSKALLINVGATDDRLRQQDCRANVFHIAPSRAMLTDALAQFLITKQWRNWFLMTGRTEGDRLYAEAMRRSAKKFGGKIVAEKTWDYGPDARATAQSEVPRGTQVGEYDMLIVADELGEFGDILPYNTWLSRPVAGTQGLMPLSWHPTMENWGASQLQSRFFKLSNRLMQPLDFQMWEGVFSIGSASLKTRSSDPDKVRAQLLSPDYDLPVFKGVAASFRDWDHQLRQPILLTHATNTVTLSPQAGFLHQSSPLDTLGFDRPESTCKFN; from the coding sequence ATGAACCCGAGGGCCCGCGCCGCCGCCACGGCGCTTGTCATCTTCGGCTACGCCGTGCTGCCGGCTGCCGCCCAGAATGCCGCCCCGTCCGCCAGCCCGCCGCTGGCGGCAAAGCCTGCCGCGGCGATCGCGCCCGAGCAGACCTTCCGCATCGGGGTGATCCGCCAGCTTCCCGTGCCGCCGCCGTGGATCGCTCCGCTGCAGATGCCGCCGGACAATCTCGGCATTGCCGGAGCCGAGCTTGGCATCAAGGACAACCTGACTAGCGGGCGCTTCCTCAAGCTCGACTACAAGCTGACAACCGAGATCGTGCCGACCGATGGCGATCCCCTCCCCGCCGCGCAGAAGCTGGTGGCGGACGGCAATAATTTCCTGCTGCTCGACGTGCCCGCCGACCAGCTCTTGCGCATCGCCGACGCGCTGAAGGACAGCAAGGCTCTCCTCATCAATGTCGGCGCGACCGATGACCGCCTGCGCCAGCAGGACTGCCGGGCCAATGTGTTCCACATTGCCCCCAGCCGGGCGATGCTGACGGATGCGCTGGCGCAGTTCCTCATCACCAAGCAGTGGCGCAACTGGTTCCTGATGACCGGGCGCACCGAGGGCGACCGGCTCTATGCCGAGGCCATGCGCCGCTCCGCCAAGAAGTTCGGCGGCAAGATCGTTGCCGAGAAGACCTGGGATTATGGGCCGGATGCCCGCGCCACCGCGCAATCGGAAGTGCCGCGCGGCACGCAGGTCGGCGAGTACGACATGCTGATCGTCGCCGATGAACTCGGCGAGTTCGGCGACATCCTGCCCTACAACACCTGGCTGTCGCGCCCGGTCGCCGGGACGCAGGGGCTGATGCCGCTCTCCTGGCACCCGACCATGGAGAACTGGGGCGCCTCGCAGCTGCAGAGCCGCTTCTTCAAGCTGTCCAACCGCCTGATGCAGCCGCTGGATTTCCAGATGTGGGAAGGCGTCTTCTCCATCGGCTCAGCGAGCTTGAAGACGCGCTCCAGCGACCCGGACAAGGTGCGCGCGCAACTGCTGTCGCCCGATTACGACCTGCCGGTGTTCAAGGGCGTGGCGGCGAGCTTTCGCGACTGGGACCACCAGCTGCGCCAGCCCATCCTGCTGACCCACGCCACCAACACGGTGACCCTGTCGCCGCAAGCGGGCTTCCTGCACCAGTCCTCGCCGCTCGACACGCTCGGCTTCGACCGCCCCGAGAGCACCTGCAAATTCAACTAG
- a CDS encoding DUF3280 domain-containing protein, with protein sequence MNVRGRAGMHRLALAGLMMLGLVGVSEAATRVAVFDFELLDTSGEFDPRGPKPEEVRRLALITADVRERLAKAGYEVVDLTPQQAALTEAAPLRNCNGCELPIARTLGADIEVIGLVQKVSNLILNINFQVRDVATGAVLRAGSADIRNNTDESWGRGISYLVRNRLLDPPMTGKAAP encoded by the coding sequence ATGAACGTTCGTGGACGGGCCGGGATGCACCGGCTGGCGCTGGCCGGATTGATGATGCTGGGCCTCGTCGGCGTCAGCGAGGCCGCCACCCGCGTGGCGGTGTTCGATTTCGAGCTGCTCGACACCAGCGGGGAGTTCGACCCGCGTGGGCCGAAGCCCGAGGAGGTGCGGCGCCTCGCGCTGATCACCGCCGATGTGCGCGAGCGCCTCGCCAAGGCCGGCTATGAGGTGGTCGATCTCACGCCCCAGCAGGCGGCGCTCACCGAGGCGGCGCCGCTGCGCAACTGCAATGGCTGCGAACTGCCGATCGCCCGCACGCTCGGCGCCGACATCGAAGTGATCGGCCTCGTGCAGAAGGTCTCCAACCTCATCCTCAACATCAACTTCCAGGTGCGCGATGTCGCGACCGGCGCCGTGCTGCGCGCCGGCAGCGCCGACATTCGCAACAACACGGATGAGTCCTGGGGCCGGGGAATCTCGTATCTGGTGCGCAACCGCCTGCTCGACCCGCCGATGACCGGAAAGGCCGCTCCATGA
- a CDS encoding ABC transporter ATP-binding protein has translation MTGAPPSALPTPELPPSPAARMPALAVHHVTHTFGARKALDDVSLTVPAGSFTALLGPNGAGKTTLFSLITRLYDNRSGRIDVLGHDVRRTPAAALSKLGVVFQARTLDLELTVAQNLVYHATLHGMGFAAGRRRALEVLDQAGLAERAGDKVRRLSGGQMRRVEIARALMHRPSLLLLDEPTVGLDIASRAALVAQVRALVAQEGIGVLWATHIIEEIAATDRIVVLHRGRIRAEGAHDDVLAQTGTSDISDAFLKLVGDGPGGPA, from the coding sequence ATGACGGGCGCTCCCCCTTCCGCCCTGCCGACGCCGGAGCTGCCACCCTCGCCGGCTGCGCGCATGCCGGCCCTCGCCGTTCATCACGTCACCCACACCTTCGGCGCCCGCAAGGCGCTGGACGATGTGAGCCTCACCGTACCCGCCGGCAGCTTCACCGCCCTGCTCGGCCCGAATGGCGCGGGCAAGACCACGCTGTTTTCCCTCATCACCCGGCTCTACGACAACCGCTCGGGCCGCATCGACGTGCTCGGCCATGATGTGCGCCGCACACCGGCGGCGGCCCTGAGCAAGCTCGGCGTGGTGTTCCAGGCGCGCACGCTGGATCTTGAACTCACCGTGGCGCAGAACCTCGTCTATCACGCGACGCTGCACGGCATGGGCTTCGCCGCCGGGCGGCGCCGCGCGCTGGAAGTGCTCGACCAGGCCGGCCTCGCTGAGCGCGCCGGCGACAAGGTGCGCCGCCTCTCGGGCGGGCAGATGCGCCGCGTCGAAATCGCCCGCGCGCTGATGCACCGTCCGAGCCTGCTGCTGCTCGACGAGCCGACCGTCGGCCTCGACATCGCCTCGCGCGCCGCGCTGGTGGCGCAGGTCCGCGCGCTGGTTGCTCAGGAGGGCATCGGCGTGCTCTGGGCGACCCACATCATCGAGGAAATCGCCGCCACCGACCGCATCGTCGTGCTGCATCGCGGCCGTATCCGCGCCGAGGGCGCCCATGACGACGTGCTGGCGCAAACCGGTACGTCCGACATTTCCGACGCCTTCCTCAAGCTGGTGGGCGACGGGCCGGGAGGGCCGGCATGA
- a CDS encoding YVTN family beta-propeller repeat protein: protein MKRHLMLSAGLALAGILMADAVPALAERAFISNERDHTMTVLDMKTLKVIETVKTGRRPRGITASPDGKLIYLCASDDNRVEVYDAQTLKLVKTLRSGPDPELFVLHPSGNPLYIANEDDNMVTVVNVENNELIAEIPVGVEPEGMGISPDGKYMVNTSETTNMAHVVDTATNEIIENILVDSRPRIAEFSADGKQLWVSSEVGGTVSVIDPATWKIVKKISFKIPGVNNDAIQPVGVRLTKDGAKAFIALGPANRVAVVNAKTLEVEKYLLVGQRVWQLGFTPDQKFLISTNGNSNDVSIIDVAAEKVTKSVTTGRAPWGVVVVP from the coding sequence ATGAAACGCCACCTGATGCTTTCCGCCGGCCTTGCGCTCGCGGGAATCCTGATGGCCGATGCCGTCCCGGCTCTCGCCGAGCGCGCCTTCATTTCCAATGAGCGCGACCACACCATGACCGTCCTCGACATGAAGACGCTCAAGGTGATCGAGACGGTGAAGACCGGCCGCCGCCCGCGCGGCATCACGGCGAGCCCGGACGGCAAGCTGATCTATCTGTGCGCCTCCGACGACAACCGCGTCGAGGTCTATGACGCGCAGACGCTGAAGCTGGTTAAGACGCTGCGCTCGGGCCCCGACCCGGAGCTGTTCGTGCTCCACCCCTCGGGCAACCCGCTCTACATCGCCAACGAAGACGACAACATGGTCACGGTGGTGAATGTCGAGAACAACGAGCTGATCGCCGAGATCCCGGTCGGTGTCGAGCCGGAAGGTATGGGCATCAGCCCCGACGGCAAGTACATGGTCAACACCTCCGAGACCACCAACATGGCTCATGTGGTGGACACGGCGACCAATGAGATCATCGAGAACATCCTCGTCGACTCCCGCCCGCGCATCGCCGAGTTCTCGGCGGACGGCAAGCAGCTTTGGGTGTCCTCCGAGGTCGGTGGCACGGTGTCGGTGATCGACCCGGCGACCTGGAAAATCGTCAAGAAGATCTCCTTCAAGATCCCCGGCGTGAACAATGACGCCATACAGCCGGTCGGCGTGCGCCTGACCAAGGACGGCGCCAAGGCCTTCATTGCCCTCGGCCCAGCTAACCGCGTCGCCGTGGTGAACGCCAAGACGCTTGAGGTGGAAAAATATCTCCTCGTCGGCCAGCGCGTCTGGCAGCTCGGCTTCACGCCGGACCAGAAATTCCTGATCTCGACCAACGGCAATTCCAACGACGTCTCGATCATCGACGTCGCCGCCGAGAAGGTCACCAAATCCGTGACGACGGGCCGCGCGCCCTGGGGCGTGGTCGTGGTGCCGTAG
- a CDS encoding PQQ-dependent catabolism-associated CXXCW motif protein, giving the protein MFKRQNRPRPEPPLSRLAWLGMAGLALVLLALSPVSSQESSPAAAVPEPDGYRMEAYRAPTPATLAGARVIDTAAAAQLWRDKAATFVDVMPRDVKPANLPAGTVWRDKPREHLPGSAWLPNVGYGALSPEMDTYFRRGLDALSAGKLDATLVFYCMTDCWMSWNAARRALAYGYTGVVWYPAGADGWAKAGLPLEKATPME; this is encoded by the coding sequence ATGTTCAAACGCCAGAACCGGCCCCGCCCCGAACCTCCGCTGAGCCGCCTTGCCTGGCTCGGCATGGCGGGCCTTGCCCTCGTCCTGCTCGCGCTCTCTCCGGTGTCGAGCCAGGAGAGCTCCCCGGCCGCCGCCGTGCCGGAGCCGGATGGCTACCGCATGGAGGCCTACCGTGCCCCGACGCCCGCGACGCTCGCGGGCGCCCGCGTCATCGACACCGCCGCCGCCGCGCAACTCTGGCGGGACAAGGCCGCGACCTTCGTCGATGTCATGCCGCGTGACGTGAAGCCGGCCAATCTGCCGGCGGGCACGGTGTGGCGCGACAAGCCGCGCGAGCATCTGCCCGGTAGCGCCTGGCTGCCCAATGTCGGCTATGGCGCCCTGAGCCCGGAGATGGACACCTATTTCCGCCGCGGCCTCGACGCCCTGAGCGCGGGCAAGCTCGACGCAACGCTGGTGTTCTACTGCATGACCGATTGCTGGATGAGCTGGAACGCCGCCCGCCGCGCGCTCGCCTACGGATATACCGGCGTGGTCTGGTATCCTGCCGGCGCCGATGGCTGGGCCAAGGCCGGCCTTCCGCTGGAAAAGGCCACGCCGATGGAATGA
- a CDS encoding quinoprotein relay system zinc metallohydrolase 2, which produces MPAWFTSSDLITDRRTLLARLSLALGAAWAGGATAFAQAPGGPAASGGDPLPLEPVAPGIFVYRAPYELVTPANQGAIANMTLIVGSEAAAVIDTGNSALAGARMLAAVRATTDRPLRYVINTHMHPDHTLGNAAFAAPGVQFVAHHKMPRALSVRSETYLGQAQRLLGPLAEGTRIVLPEVLVNDRLTLDLGGRALELRAHPTAHTDNDLTARDTATGTWVMGDLLFIGHIPTLDGSLTGWLSLLDRLGSESSPRVIPGHGPASAPWPAGDDDERRYLGRLRSDVQALIDSGGAMSAAPERAAQSERGSWALFDEFNPRNAIAAFHELEWQ; this is translated from the coding sequence ATGCCGGCTTGGTTCACGTCGTCGGACCTGATCACCGATCGCCGCACGCTGCTCGCCCGCCTGTCGCTCGCTCTGGGCGCGGCTTGGGCGGGCGGCGCGACAGCGTTTGCGCAGGCGCCGGGCGGGCCGGCGGCGAGTGGAGGCGACCCGCTGCCGCTTGAGCCGGTCGCTCCCGGTATCTTTGTCTATCGCGCGCCTTATGAGCTGGTGACGCCCGCCAATCAGGGCGCCATCGCCAATATGACGCTGATCGTCGGCAGCGAGGCGGCGGCGGTGATCGACACCGGCAACAGCGCGCTTGCCGGCGCCCGGATGCTCGCCGCCGTGCGGGCTACGACGGATCGGCCGCTGCGCTACGTCATCAACACCCACATGCACCCCGATCACACGCTCGGAAACGCAGCCTTCGCGGCGCCGGGGGTGCAGTTCGTCGCCCATCACAAGATGCCGCGCGCCCTCAGCGTGCGCAGCGAGACCTATCTCGGTCAGGCCCAGCGCCTGCTCGGCCCGCTGGCGGAAGGCACTCGGATCGTGCTGCCCGAGGTGCTGGTGAATGACCGGCTGACGCTCGATCTCGGTGGCCGGGCGCTTGAGCTGCGCGCGCATCCCACGGCCCACACCGATAACGATCTCACCGCGCGCGACACGGCGACCGGGACATGGGTGATGGGCGACCTCCTCTTCATCGGTCACATTCCCACGCTCGACGGCAGCCTTACGGGCTGGCTGTCCCTGCTCGACCGGCTGGGCAGCGAGTCATCGCCACGGGTGATTCCCGGTCACGGCCCGGCCTCCGCGCCCTGGCCGGCGGGTGACGATGACGAGCGGCGCTATCTCGGCCGCTTGCGGTCGGACGTGCAGGCGCTGATCGATTCTGGCGGGGCGATGAGCGCGGCGCCGGAGCGGGCGGCTCAAAGCGAGCGCGGTAGCTGGGCACTGTTCGACGAATTCAACCCGCGCAACGCCATCGCTGCCTTTCACGAGCTGGAATGGCAATGA
- a CDS encoding substrate-binding domain-containing protein: protein MAAGLRRTSGACALALAALCALALQGAQAQVSDLVDRSTLRVCADPANMPFTNEAGAGFENKVAELLADKLGLTLDYTWFPQATGFYRMTLGAKRCDIVMGYVAGGDPVLNTNPYYRSAWVLITPKGSDLADVTTLEDPRLKGRHIGVVAGSPPGDLMARNGLMGMARPYALMVDRRFESPAEAMIADINDGAIDAGILWGPIGGYYAKKSEKPLAVIPLVKEKGDPALVYRITFGIRPGELNWKHQLNQFIAAEQGAIDKILLDYGVPLLDAQNRPVQPAP, encoded by the coding sequence ATGGCCGCTGGCCTGAGGCGCACGTCCGGCGCGTGCGCGCTGGCCCTCGCCGCGCTATGCGCGCTCGCTCTGCAGGGCGCGCAGGCGCAAGTCTCCGATCTCGTCGACCGCTCGACGCTTCGGGTCTGCGCCGATCCCGCCAACATGCCCTTCACCAATGAGGCGGGCGCCGGCTTCGAGAACAAGGTGGCGGAACTGCTGGCCGACAAGCTCGGTCTCACCCTCGACTATACCTGGTTCCCGCAGGCGACCGGCTTCTACCGCATGACGCTCGGCGCCAAGCGCTGCGACATCGTGATGGGCTATGTCGCTGGCGGGGATCCGGTGCTCAACACCAATCCCTATTACCGCTCCGCCTGGGTGCTCATCACCCCCAAGGGGAGCGACCTTGCCGATGTGACGACGCTGGAGGACCCGCGCCTCAAGGGCCGGCATATCGGCGTGGTGGCGGGCTCGCCGCCCGGCGACCTGATGGCCCGCAACGGCCTGATGGGCATGGCCCGTCCCTATGCGCTGATGGTCGACCGGCGTTTCGAGAGTCCGGCCGAGGCCATGATCGCCGACATCAATGATGGCGCGATTGATGCCGGAATCCTCTGGGGCCCGATCGGCGGCTATTACGCCAAGAAGTCGGAGAAGCCGCTCGCGGTGATTCCGCTGGTGAAGGAGAAGGGCGATCCCGCGCTCGTCTACCGCATCACCTTCGGTATCCGCCCGGGCGAACTGAACTGGAAGCACCAGCTCAACCAGTTCATCGCCGCCGAGCAGGGCGCCATCGACAAGATCCTGCTGGATTACGGCGTTCCCTTGCTGGACGCACAGAACCGGCCGGTGCAACCCGCACCGTGA
- the xoxF5 gene encoding lanthanide-dependent methanol dehydrogenase XoxF5 — translation MRKVLAVALLGAAAAYAWPASANDGLMNIIKDPKQWGIQTGDYANTRYSKLDQINAGNVGKLQVAWTFSTGVLRGHEGGPLIIGDVMYVHTPFPNIVYALDLSNDGKIIWKYEPKQDPNVIPVMCCDTVNRGLAYSDGTIFLHQADTTLVALDAKTGAKKWSVVNGDPKKGETNTATVLPVKDKVIVGISGGEFGVRCHVTAYDTKTGKQIWRGYSMGPDSDLLVDPEKTTDLGKPIGKDSSLKTWEGDQWKIGGGCTWGWYSYDPATNLVYYGSGNPSTWNPAQRPGDNKWSMTIWARDADTGIAKWVYQMTPHDEWDFDGVNEMILTDQDFNGQPRKLLTHFDRNGFGYTLDRVTGELLVAEKFDPVVNWATKVDMDKNSKTYGRPLVVSKYSTAQQGEDVNTKGICPAALGTKDQQPAAFSPKTNLFYVPTNHVCMDYEPFRVSYTAGQPYVGATLSMYPAPNSHGGMGNFIAWDNVKGKIVWSLPEPFSVWSGALATAGDVVFYGTLEGYLKAVDAKTGKELYKFKTPSGIIGNVTTYEHKGKQYIAILSGVGGWAGIGLAAGLTDPNAGLGAVGGYAALSSYTNLGGQLTVFALPN, via the coding sequence ATGCGCAAGGTTCTTGCGGTAGCACTGCTTGGTGCTGCAGCGGCCTATGCTTGGCCGGCTTCGGCCAATGACGGGCTCATGAATATTATCAAGGACCCCAAACAATGGGGCATCCAGACGGGCGACTACGCCAACACCCGCTATTCCAAGCTCGACCAGATCAATGCCGGCAATGTCGGCAAACTGCAGGTGGCTTGGACCTTCTCGACCGGCGTTCTGCGCGGTCATGAAGGCGGCCCGCTCATCATCGGCGATGTGATGTATGTGCACACGCCCTTCCCGAACATCGTCTATGCCCTCGATCTTAGCAACGACGGCAAGATCATCTGGAAGTATGAGCCCAAGCAGGATCCGAACGTCATCCCGGTGATGTGCTGCGATACCGTGAACCGCGGTCTCGCCTATTCGGACGGCACCATCTTCCTGCACCAGGCCGACACCACCCTCGTAGCGCTCGACGCCAAGACCGGTGCCAAGAAGTGGTCGGTCGTCAACGGCGACCCGAAGAAGGGCGAGACCAACACCGCCACCGTTCTGCCGGTGAAGGACAAGGTCATCGTCGGCATCTCCGGCGGCGAATTCGGCGTGCGCTGCCACGTCACCGCCTATGACACCAAGACCGGCAAGCAGATTTGGCGCGGCTACTCCATGGGCCCGGACAGCGATCTGCTGGTCGACCCGGAGAAGACCACTGATCTCGGCAAGCCGATCGGCAAGGATTCCTCCCTGAAGACCTGGGAAGGCGATCAGTGGAAGATCGGCGGCGGCTGCACCTGGGGCTGGTATTCCTACGACCCGGCCACCAACCTCGTCTATTACGGCTCCGGTAACCCCTCGACCTGGAACCCGGCCCAGCGTCCCGGCGACAACAAGTGGTCCATGACCATTTGGGCGCGTGACGCCGACACCGGCATTGCCAAGTGGGTCTACCAGATGACCCCCCACGACGAGTGGGACTTCGACGGCGTGAACGAAATGATCCTCACGGATCAGGACTTCAACGGCCAGCCCCGCAAGCTGCTCACCCACTTCGACCGTAACGGCTTCGGCTACACGCTGGACCGCGTGACCGGCGAACTGCTGGTGGCCGAGAAGTTCGACCCGGTGGTCAACTGGGCGACCAAGGTCGACATGGACAAGAACAGCAAGACCTATGGTCGTCCGCTGGTCGTGTCCAAGTACTCGACCGCCCAGCAGGGCGAGGACGTGAACACCAAGGGCATCTGCCCGGCGGCTCTCGGTACCAAGGACCAGCAGCCGGCGGCCTTCTCGCCCAAGACCAACCTGTTCTACGTGCCCACCAACCACGTCTGCATGGACTACGAGCCGTTCCGCGTGAGCTACACCGCGGGCCAGCCCTATGTCGGTGCGACCCTGTCGATGTACCCCGCGCCGAACAGCCATGGCGGCATGGGCAACTTCATCGCCTGGGACAACGTGAAGGGTAAGATCGTCTGGTCGCTCCCCGAGCCCTTCTCGGTGTGGTCCGGCGCTCTCGCCACCGCGGGCGACGTGGTGTTCTACGGCACGCTGGAAGGCTACCTGAAGGCGGTCGACGCCAAGACGGGCAAGGAACTCTACAAGTTCAAGACCCCGTCGGGCATCATCGGCAACGTCACGACCTATGAGCACAAGGGCAAGCAGTACATCGCCATCCTGTCGGGTGTCGGTGGCTGGGCGGGTATCGGCCTTGCGGCCGGCCTGACCGACCCGAATGCCGGTCTTGGTGCGGTGGGCGGCTATGCGGCGCTCTCCAGCTACACCAACCTCGGCGGCCAGCTCACGGTGTTCGCCCTGCCGAACTGA
- a CDS encoding HXXEE domain-containing protein, translating to MPRLTGFTSWLAARWVVAAAFMAGALLALVPVLHAAFALPLLLIFLHSPGYMIHQVEEHTGDRFRRFANSIVFGGREGLTVLNVLVINVGAVWGLNLAALYAAAFVGPGYGLIAPYAMLVNALTHLGAAARLKRYNPGLVTSLVLFLPLSLVTLTVIGRDPGTTLAQHGWGLAGALILHALIIASVALRLRRLPG from the coding sequence ATGCCGCGTCTCACAGGTTTCACGTCCTGGCTTGCCGCCCGCTGGGTGGTCGCCGCGGCCTTCATGGCCGGCGCGCTTCTGGCCCTGGTGCCGGTTCTGCATGCGGCCTTCGCGCTGCCGCTGCTGCTGATCTTCCTGCACAGCCCCGGCTACATGATCCATCAGGTGGAGGAGCACACGGGCGACCGGTTCCGGCGCTTCGCCAACAGCATCGTGTTCGGCGGGCGCGAAGGGCTCACCGTGCTCAACGTGCTCGTCATCAATGTCGGCGCGGTCTGGGGCCTCAACCTTGCCGCGCTCTACGCCGCTGCCTTCGTCGGGCCGGGCTACGGCCTGATCGCGCCCTATGCCATGCTGGTCAATGCGCTCACCCACCTCGGCGCCGCCGCGCGGCTGAAGCGCTACAATCCCGGTCTCGTCACCTCGCTCGTGCTGTTCCTGCCGCTCTCGCTGGTCACCCTCACGGTGATCGGCCGCGACCCCGGCACGACCCTGGCCCAGCATGGCTGGGGCCTTGCCGGCGCGCTGATCCTTCACGCCCTCATCATCGCCAGCGTCGCGCTGCGCCTGCGGCGGCTGCCAGGATAA
- a CDS encoding c-type cytochrome, methanol metabolism-related: protein MKNSVRGWLLSGALPASASLSALVLATTLVLGSPATAQEAAPAAPAAGATAPAPAKEKDDLGKYTTEDGTPTYNIQPDGTMDWYTYSGYRRYHAECHVCHGPDGMGSSYAPALANSLKTMTYEQFMEIVVNGKQNVGVGTADQVMPAFGENKNVMCYLDDLYVYLKARADGALGRERPSKREDKAKAYTANENQCFGRPG from the coding sequence ATGAAGAACTCTGTTCGCGGATGGCTTCTTTCCGGCGCGCTGCCGGCGTCCGCCAGCCTGTCGGCGCTGGTTCTTGCCACCACCCTTGTCCTCGGCAGCCCTGCCACGGCGCAGGAGGCGGCACCCGCTGCCCCCGCGGCCGGCGCAACCGCTCCCGCTCCGGCCAAGGAGAAGGACGATCTCGGCAAGTACACCACCGAGGATGGGACGCCGACCTACAACATCCAGCCGGACGGCACGATGGATTGGTATACCTATTCCGGCTATCGCCGCTATCACGCCGAGTGCCATGTCTGCCACGGCCCCGACGGCATGGGTTCATCCTACGCCCCGGCGCTGGCCAATTCGCTGAAGACCATGACCTATGAGCAGTTCATGGAAATCGTCGTCAACGGCAAGCAGAATGTCGGCGTCGGCACGGCCGACCAGGTGATGCCGGCCTTCGGCGAGAACAAGAACGTCATGTGCTACCTCGACGACCTCTATGTCTACCTGAAGGCCCGTGCCGATGGCGCGCTGGGCCGCGAGCGCCCGAGCAAGCGCGAGGATAAGGCGAAGGCGTACACAGCCAATGAAAACCAGTGCTTCGGACGGCCGGGCTGA
- a CDS encoding copper-binding protein, which translates to MKLPLAAALAATLAAPLALAGAAYAKGDLTLKPIELPGLKLGLGDAGYGVSQKTYELETGKAYQLEISSTGKKECAWQAPGLFQSIFLRKVEAGDMEIKAIGLTELEFEEEGEAEMFFVPIKPGTFAWYCKGMEERGMKGEFIVK; encoded by the coding sequence ATGAAGCTGCCCCTCGCCGCCGCCCTCGCGGCCACACTCGCCGCCCCGCTGGCCCTCGCCGGTGCCGCCTATGCCAAGGGCGACCTGACCCTCAAGCCGATCGAGCTACCCGGCCTCAAGCTGGGTCTCGGCGACGCCGGCTATGGCGTGTCGCAAAAGACCTATGAGCTGGAGACCGGCAAGGCCTACCAGCTGGAGATTTCCTCCACCGGCAAGAAGGAATGCGCTTGGCAGGCGCCGGGCCTGTTCCAGTCCATCTTCCTGCGCAAGGTCGAGGCCGGCGACATGGAGATCAAGGCCATTGGCCTCACCGAACTCGAATTCGAGGAAGAGGGCGAGGCCGAGATGTTCTTTGTGCCGATCAAGCCCGGCACCTTCGCCTGGTACTGCAAGGGCATGGAGGAGCGGGGCATGAAGGGCGAATTCATCGTGAAATGA